In Massilia violaceinigra, one DNA window encodes the following:
- a CDS encoding alpha-N-arabinofuranosidase, whose amino-acid sequence MKLIKKSLAVLCMAALPAFAANPVSVTIDAGKPGPVINKNVYGQFAEHLGTGIYEGMYVGTGSKIPNTKGWRNDVVGALKQLHVPLVRWPGGCFADEYHWKDGIGPRAKRPVKVNTNWGGVEESNAVGTHEFFDLVDLLGADAYVNGNLGSGTVQEMADWVEYMTSDSKSSLANLRRKNGRDKPFKVAYFAIGNEAWGCGGNMTPEHYTNLYKNYETMLKAPKENRPLMIASGGNDYDIKWTDVISKNAKAQTSAISFHYYTIPTGKWEGKGAATGFAEPHWISTLANTLKIDSMIRNNIAVLDKNDPEKKIGLYVDEWGTWYDVETGTTPGFLYQQNTLRDAVVAALNFNIFHQHADRVHMTNIAQMVNVLQAMILTEKDKMLLTPTYHAFHMYVPFQDATSLPVKVADDKAYTLGETTIPGISASAARAKDGKLYLSLVNTNPGQPADVVVNVAGKQLAGANGRVLTATAMDAHNTFQNPQAIKPAPFSAKASGGKLTVTVPAKAVVVVALEG is encoded by the coding sequence ATGAAACTCATCAAGAAAAGCCTCGCTGTCCTGTGCATGGCGGCCCTGCCTGCCTTCGCGGCCAATCCCGTCAGCGTGACCATTGACGCCGGCAAGCCCGGTCCGGTCATCAACAAGAATGTCTATGGCCAGTTCGCCGAACACCTCGGTACCGGCATTTACGAAGGCATGTACGTCGGCACCGGCTCGAAAATTCCGAACACCAAGGGCTGGCGTAACGATGTCGTGGGCGCGCTCAAGCAGCTGCACGTGCCGCTGGTGCGCTGGCCAGGCGGCTGCTTTGCCGATGAATACCACTGGAAAGACGGTATCGGCCCGCGCGCCAAGCGCCCGGTCAAGGTCAATACCAACTGGGGCGGGGTGGAAGAGAGCAACGCCGTCGGCACGCACGAATTCTTCGACCTGGTCGATCTGCTCGGCGCCGATGCCTACGTGAACGGCAACCTCGGCTCCGGCACGGTGCAGGAAATGGCGGACTGGGTCGAGTACATGACGTCCGACAGCAAATCGAGCCTGGCCAATCTGCGCCGCAAGAATGGCCGCGACAAGCCGTTCAAGGTGGCATACTTCGCGATCGGCAACGAAGCCTGGGGTTGTGGTGGCAATATGACGCCTGAGCACTACACCAATCTGTACAAGAATTACGAAACAATGCTCAAGGCGCCGAAGGAAAACCGGCCGTTGATGATCGCCAGCGGCGGCAACGACTACGACATCAAGTGGACCGACGTGATCAGCAAGAACGCCAAGGCCCAGACCTCGGCCATCAGCTTCCACTACTACACCATCCCGACCGGCAAGTGGGAAGGCAAGGGCGCAGCCACTGGCTTTGCCGAGCCGCACTGGATCTCGACCCTGGCGAACACCTTGAAAATCGACTCGATGATCAGGAACAATATCGCCGTGCTGGACAAGAACGATCCGGAGAAAAAGATTGGCTTGTATGTGGATGAATGGGGCACCTGGTACGACGTCGAGACCGGCACCACGCCCGGCTTCCTGTACCAGCAGAACACGCTGCGCGATGCGGTGGTGGCTGCGCTCAACTTCAACATTTTCCACCAGCACGCCGACCGCGTTCATATGACCAATATTGCGCAGATGGTCAATGTGCTGCAGGCCATGATCCTGACGGAAAAGGACAAGATGCTCCTGACGCCGACGTATCACGCCTTCCACATGTACGTGCCGTTCCAGGATGCGACGTCCCTGCCGGTGAAGGTGGCGGACGACAAGGCCTACACGCTGGGCGAGACCACGATTCCGGGCATCAGTGCTTCGGCGGCGCGTGCGAAGGATGGCAAGCTGTACCTGTCGCTGGTGAATACGAATCCGGGCCAGCCGGCTGATGTGGTGGTCAATGTGGCGGGCAAGCAGTTGGCCGGTGCGAATGGCCGCGTGCTGACGGCAACGGCAATGGACGCGCACAACACGTTCCAGAACCCGCAGGCGATCAAACCGGCGCCGTTCAGTGCCAAGGCGAGTGGCGGTAAACTGACGGTCACGGTGCCGGCGAAAGCTGTCGTGGTGGTTGCGCTGGAAGGCTGA
- a CDS encoding glycoside hydrolase family 97 protein encodes MYINKHGFFLMLSLAAAQAQALDSPDQRIRLKVELTPQQTLVYSITRDAKPVVLASSLGLQLAGADLTHALSLKPASRVRPVSDHYEMAVGKKRKISYRANEQVFPVQNAAGQTMDLIFRVSNDGVAFRYVVKGADPARKQFVSEATGFTFAPAATAWLQPMSVAKTGWSDTNPSYEEHYQREVAVGTPSPSKAGWVFPALFKSGDTWVALTEAGMDGSFHASRLQAEAPNASYRIGSPMDAEVYTGGKLLAESSAELVTPWRIIALGSLATLVESTLGTDLAAPAIAFDKAKVKPGHAAWSWALLKDDATVYEVQKKFIDYAADMHWDYALIDADWDRKIGYEKIRELAAYAATRKVGVLVWYNSSGAWNKTAYSPKGALLTREQRVKEFARLKDMGIKGVKVDFFAGDGASMIGYYVGILKDAAAAGLLVNFHGATLPRGWARTYPNLMTAEAIRGLEFTTFEQKDQDLVARHVATIPFTRNLFDPMDYTPMVFGDIPKIKRVTRNGFELAESVLFLSGIQHFADTPEGMASAPAYVKTLLQELPRSWDASKFIDGYPGTHAVIARQSGKAWYVAGLNADDTPRTVTMDLGFLGKRKGKLISDGKTEREFTESEISGGQAVVTIEPHGGFVAVFK; translated from the coding sequence ATGTATATCAACAAGCACGGTTTCTTCCTGATGCTGTCGCTGGCGGCCGCCCAGGCCCAGGCGCTCGACAGTCCCGACCAGCGCATCCGGCTCAAGGTCGAACTGACACCGCAACAGACCCTGGTCTATTCGATCACGCGCGACGCAAAGCCGGTCGTGCTGGCGTCCAGCCTGGGATTGCAGCTGGCTGGAGCCGACCTGACCCATGCCCTGAGCCTGAAGCCGGCCTCCAGGGTGAGGCCGGTGAGCGATCATTACGAGATGGCGGTCGGCAAGAAGCGCAAGATCAGCTACCGTGCCAACGAACAAGTGTTCCCGGTCCAGAATGCGGCCGGTCAAACCATGGACCTGATTTTCCGCGTGTCCAACGATGGCGTGGCCTTCCGCTATGTGGTCAAGGGCGCCGATCCGGCCCGCAAGCAGTTCGTCAGCGAAGCGACCGGTTTCACCTTCGCGCCGGCGGCCACGGCCTGGCTGCAGCCGATGTCGGTGGCGAAGACCGGCTGGTCCGATACCAATCCGTCATACGAAGAGCACTACCAGCGCGAGGTTGCGGTCGGCACACCGTCGCCGTCCAAGGCCGGCTGGGTGTTTCCGGCGCTGTTCAAGAGCGGGGATACCTGGGTGGCGCTGACCGAGGCGGGCATGGACGGCTCCTTCCACGCGTCGCGCCTGCAGGCCGAGGCGCCGAATGCGAGCTACCGCATCGGTTCGCCGATGGACGCCGAGGTCTATACCGGCGGTAAGTTGCTGGCGGAAAGCAGCGCTGAACTGGTCACGCCGTGGCGCATCATCGCCCTCGGGTCGCTGGCCACCCTGGTCGAGTCGACCCTGGGGACCGACCTGGCGGCGCCGGCCATCGCGTTCGACAAGGCCAAGGTCAAGCCGGGCCATGCGGCCTGGAGCTGGGCCCTGCTCAAGGATGACGCCACCGTCTACGAGGTGCAGAAGAAGTTCATCGATTACGCCGCCGACATGCACTGGGATTACGCGCTGATCGATGCCGACTGGGACCGCAAGATCGGCTACGAGAAGATCAGGGAACTGGCCGCCTATGCCGCCACCAGGAAGGTCGGCGTGCTGGTCTGGTACAACTCCTCGGGCGCCTGGAACAAGACCGCGTATTCGCCCAAGGGCGCCTTGCTCACGCGCGAGCAGCGGGTCAAGGAATTCGCCCGCCTCAAGGATATGGGCATCAAGGGCGTGAAGGTCGACTTCTTCGCCGGTGACGGCGCCTCCATGATCGGCTACTACGTAGGCATCCTGAAGGATGCCGCCGCGGCCGGGCTGCTGGTCAATTTCCACGGTGCGACCCTGCCGCGCGGCTGGGCGCGCACCTATCCCAACCTGATGACGGCCGAGGCGATCCGGGGCCTGGAGTTCACCACCTTCGAACAGAAGGATCAGGATCTGGTCGCGCGCCATGTGGCGACCATCCCGTTTACGCGCAATCTGTTCGATCCGATGGATTACACGCCGATGGTATTTGGCGACATTCCAAAGATCAAGCGCGTCACCCGCAATGGTTTCGAGCTGGCCGAGTCGGTCCTGTTTCTGTCCGGCATTCAGCACTTCGCCGACACGCCCGAGGGCATGGCGAGCGCGCCAGCGTATGTCAAGACGCTGCTGCAAGAGTTGCCGCGCAGCTGGGACGCCAGCAAGTTCATCGACGGCTATCCCGGCACTCACGCCGTGATCGCGCGCCAGTCCGGCAAGGCCTGGTATGTGGCCGGCCTGAATGCCGACGACACGCCGCGCACGGTCACCATGGACCTGGGCTTCCTCGGCAAGCGCAAGGGAAAACTGATCAGCGATGGCAAGACCGAGCGCGAATTCACCGAATCGGAGATCAGCGGCGGCCAAGCCGTGGTCACCATCGAACCCCACGGTGGCTTCGTCGCTGTTTTCAAATAA
- a CDS encoding arabinan endo-1,5-alpha-L-arabinosidase, with the protein MCPQIQSLAFITSLLFTTAAHAKQVSVHDPVMAKEGKTFYLFSTGPGITFYSSADMRNWKEEGRVFPGEPAWARKAAPSFNDHIWAPDISFHNGKYYLYYSVSGFGKNTSGIGVTTNATLNPRAANYKWEDQGMVLQSIPGRDNWNAIDPNIVDDSSGTPWMSFGSFWSGIKLVKLDASRTRLAEPQAWHTIAQRTRPAGIPDEEAGPAEIEAPHILKKNGYYYLFVSWGLCCKKEASTYHVVMGRSKEVTGPYLDRAGKDMAKGGGSLLIEGNAQWKGVGHNSAYSIDGKDLLVMHAYETADNYLQKLKILDMKWDKDGWPSVDAQDLNRYQSKQQ; encoded by the coding sequence ATGTGTCCACAGATTCAATCCCTTGCCTTCATCACCAGCCTTCTCTTTACCACCGCCGCCCACGCCAAACAAGTCAGCGTCCACGACCCCGTCATGGCCAAGGAAGGCAAGACCTTCTACCTGTTCAGCACCGGCCCCGGCATCACCTTCTACAGTTCCGCCGACATGCGCAACTGGAAGGAAGAAGGGCGCGTGTTCCCCGGTGAACCCGCCTGGGCCAGGAAAGCCGCTCCCAGCTTCAACGACCATATCTGGGCACCGGACATCTCCTTCCACAACGGTAAATACTACCTCTACTACTCCGTCTCCGGTTTCGGAAAAAACACCTCCGGCATCGGCGTGACCACCAACGCCACCCTGAACCCGCGCGCAGCTAACTACAAATGGGAAGACCAGGGCATGGTCCTGCAATCGATTCCCGGGCGCGACAACTGGAACGCCATCGACCCCAACATCGTCGACGACAGCAGCGGCACGCCGTGGATGTCGTTCGGCTCCTTCTGGAGCGGCATCAAGCTGGTCAAGCTCGACGCTTCCCGCACGCGCCTGGCCGAGCCGCAGGCCTGGCACACGATCGCCCAGCGCACGCGGCCGGCCGGCATTCCCGATGAAGAAGCCGGCCCGGCCGAAATCGAGGCCCCGCACATCCTCAAGAAGAACGGCTACTACTACCTGTTCGTTTCCTGGGGCCTGTGCTGCAAGAAAGAAGCGAGCACCTATCACGTGGTGATGGGCCGCTCGAAGGAAGTCACCGGCCCCTATCTCGACCGCGCCGGCAAGGACATGGCCAAGGGCGGCGGCTCGCTGCTCATCGAAGGCAATGCGCAGTGGAAGGGTGTCGGCCACAACAGCGCCTACAGCATCGACGGCAAGGACCTGCTGGTCATGCACGCCTATGAAACCGCCGACAACTACCTGCAAAAGCTCAAAATCCTCGATATGAAATGGGACAAGGATGGCTGGCCCTCGGTCGATGCGCAAGACCTGAACCGCTACCAGAGCAAGCAACAATAA
- a CDS encoding SDR family NAD(P)-dependent oxidoreductase — MKKSATYPSLQGKRVFITGGGTGIGESLVACFAVQGAQVAFVDIAREASEALCLRIAESGAPAPVFRYCDITDIPALQSTMAELATQLGDFDILVNNAANDQRHQTEDVTVEFYDQRIAINQRPMFFTCQSVLAGMKKKGAGSIINVGSMSWHAKNGGYPVYTSTKAATVGLTRGLARDFGAHGIRVNTVTPGWVMTQRQLDLWVDEAGKADIKRNQCLPGPLMPDDISAMILFLASDDSAMCTGQDFIVDAGWI, encoded by the coding sequence ATGAAAAAATCAGCCACCTACCCAAGCCTGCAAGGCAAGCGGGTCTTCATCACCGGCGGCGGCACCGGCATCGGCGAGTCGCTGGTTGCCTGTTTCGCGGTCCAGGGCGCGCAAGTAGCGTTTGTGGACATCGCGCGCGAGGCCAGCGAAGCGCTGTGCCTGCGCATCGCCGAATCCGGCGCGCCGGCGCCTGTCTTCCGCTACTGCGACATCACGGACATCCCCGCGCTGCAATCGACGATGGCCGAGCTGGCCACCCAGCTGGGCGACTTCGACATCCTGGTCAACAACGCCGCCAACGACCAGCGCCACCAGACCGAAGACGTGACCGTCGAATTCTACGACCAGCGCATCGCCATCAACCAGCGCCCCATGTTCTTCACCTGCCAGTCGGTCCTGGCCGGCATGAAGAAGAAGGGAGCCGGTTCCATCATCAACGTCGGTTCCATGTCGTGGCACGCGAAGAATGGCGGCTACCCGGTGTACACGTCCACCAAGGCGGCCACGGTCGGCCTGACCCGCGGCCTGGCGCGCGACTTCGGCGCCCATGGCATCCGCGTCAACACCGTCACGCCCGGCTGGGTCATGACCCAGCGCCAGCTCGACCTGTGGGTCGACGAAGCCGGCAAGGCCGACATCAAGCGCAACCAGTGCCTGCCCGGCCCGCTGATGCCGGACGATATCTCGGCCATGATCCTGTTCCTCGCATCCGATGACAGCGCCATGTGCACCGGCCAGGATTTCATCGTCGACGCCGGCTGGATCTGA
- a CDS encoding aldehyde dehydrogenase (NADP(+)), with product MTITGEALIGGHAVRGNGGSFQAFDPSTRAPIEPAFHMVDAGQIDEACRLAEAAFDPFRATSNEARATFLETIAAQILELGDELIVRAMTESGLPRARLEGERGRTMGQLKLFADLLREGSWADVRIDSALPDRQPLPRPDLRLRMIGLGPVAVFAASNFPLAFSVAGGDTAAALAAGCPVVLKAHSAHPGTSELVARAVVKAIELCKLPAGVFALLTGTGNGIGQGLVAHPSIKAVGFTGSRSGGQALMGVAAARAQPIPVYAEMSSINPFFLMPEALAARGEQIATAFAASMTMGVGQFCTNPGLVLGLKGPEFDRFAEKAAQALSSIEAGTMLTAGIASAYQSGVHKLAQHEAVDALKEATHTEGKGGPALFRTSGKAFLTEQALHGEIFGPASLLVACDSVDEMRAITESLEGQLTATVQMDEGDTELVRALLPVLERKVGRILANGMPTGVEVSTAMVHGGPFPATSDGRSSSVGTAAIQRFLRPVCYQNLAQSLLPDVLRDDNEGVWRRRDGALTKA from the coding sequence ATGACCATCACCGGTGAAGCACTGATTGGCGGACACGCAGTCCGCGGCAATGGCGGCTCCTTCCAGGCGTTCGATCCGTCCACGCGCGCGCCGATCGAGCCGGCCTTCCACATGGTCGACGCCGGCCAGATCGACGAAGCTTGCCGCCTGGCGGAAGCGGCGTTCGATCCGTTTCGCGCGACCAGCAATGAAGCACGCGCTACTTTCCTGGAAACCATCGCGGCCCAGATCCTGGAACTCGGCGACGAGCTGATCGTGCGCGCGATGACGGAGTCCGGCTTGCCGCGCGCCCGTCTCGAAGGCGAGCGTGGCCGCACGATGGGCCAACTGAAGCTGTTCGCCGACCTGCTGCGCGAAGGCTCGTGGGCCGATGTGCGCATCGACAGCGCCCTGCCTGACCGCCAGCCCTTGCCGCGTCCCGACCTGCGCCTGCGCATGATTGGCCTGGGCCCGGTTGCCGTGTTCGCGGCGAGTAACTTCCCGCTGGCGTTTTCGGTGGCCGGCGGCGATACCGCTGCCGCGCTGGCCGCCGGTTGCCCGGTCGTGCTCAAAGCCCATTCCGCCCATCCCGGCACGTCCGAACTGGTGGCGCGTGCGGTAGTCAAAGCGATTGAACTGTGCAAGCTCCCGGCCGGCGTGTTCGCGCTCCTGACCGGTACCGGCAACGGCATCGGCCAGGGCCTGGTGGCGCATCCGTCGATCAAGGCGGTTGGCTTTACCGGTTCGCGTTCCGGCGGACAGGCGCTGATGGGCGTGGCGGCGGCGCGTGCGCAGCCGATTCCCGTGTATGCGGAAATGAGCAGTATCAATCCCTTTTTCCTGATGCCGGAAGCGTTGGCCGCGCGCGGCGAGCAGATCGCCACCGCATTCGCCGCGTCGATGACGATGGGCGTGGGCCAGTTCTGCACCAACCCGGGTCTCGTGCTAGGGTTGAAAGGGCCGGAATTCGACCGCTTTGCCGAGAAGGCCGCGCAGGCGCTTTCAAGTATCGAGGCAGGGACGATGCTGACGGCAGGTATCGCCTCGGCCTATCAGAGCGGCGTGCACAAGCTGGCGCAGCACGAGGCGGTTGACGCGTTGAAGGAAGCGACGCACACCGAAGGCAAGGGCGGCCCGGCGCTGTTCCGTACCAGCGGCAAGGCTTTCCTGACCGAGCAGGCGCTGCATGGCGAGATTTTCGGACCGGCATCGCTGCTGGTCGCTTGCGACAGTGTGGATGAAATGCGCGCCATCACCGAAAGCCTGGAAGGGCAGTTGACGGCAACGGTGCAGATGGATGAGGGCGACACGGAACTGGTGCGTGCCTTGCTGCCTGTGCTGGAACGCAAAGTGGGGCGGATTCTGGCCAACGGCATGCCGACCGGTGTGGAAGTATCGACCGCGATGGTGCACGGCGGGCCGTTCCCGGCCACGTCGGATGGGCGCAGCAGCTCGGTTGGGACGGCGGCGATCCAGCGTTTCCTGCGGCCGGTGTGCTACCAGAACCTGGCGCAGAGCTTGTTGCCGGACGTGCTGCGCGATGATAATGAGGGTGTGTGGCGCCGGCGGGATGGGGCGTTGACGAAGGCTTGA